A DNA window from Desulfovibrio desulfuricans contains the following coding sequences:
- a CDS encoding immunoglobulin-like domain-containing protein: VQVVPALSVINHVPTISASDKTIKFGEKFDPLKDVTAKDKEDGDLTSEINVVKNTVDTGKAGTYEVVYQVADSQNAS, from the coding sequence GTACAAGTTGTTCCCGCGCTGTCTGTCATCAATCATGTGCCGACAATCAGCGCAAGCGATAAAACGATCAAGTTTGGAGAAAAGTTTGATCCATTGAAAGATGTGACTGCAAAAGATAAAGAAGACGGCGATCTTACATCTGAAATTAATGTAGTAAAAAATACAGTCGATACGGGAAAAGCGGGAACGTACGAAGTAGTTTATCAGGTGGCAGACAGTCAGAATGCTTCTG